The following is a genomic window from Aquila chrysaetos chrysaetos chromosome 2, bAquChr1.4, whole genome shotgun sequence.
ACACTGCAGACTGCTGTGTCACGTATAAACAGACAAGCTACTTGGATCTTGTGAAGAGCAGCCTGGAGTTCCACAGGGGCTGGTATAGATGTGCCAAAGGATAGTAAGACTGCTCAGAAGACAAgcacaactttatttttaatggcaggTTTAAAAATATAACTAGATAAAAACTATATCCAtctgcaaacacaaaacccTCCCCTGGAGCTCTCAGttgaaggggtggggggagagtcCCCCAGTCCATGCTGGAAAAGACAACCTGGTTCACAGATCAAAAGATTTTCATTCCAGTTTTCTGAAGGTAAACAGCAATCAGTGTGCTTCCCAGTACCTCCTACTGCAGCTAGcctttgtttctgcagcttACTATCAGATCATTACTTTTGAGAACCTGCTATTTGACTGTATTACAGCCTGGCCACAACTTAACTTGCCATGCTATCCACACTAATAACGGCTGTTCTGTTAATGCTATGAAGAATGTAGGAGATGAACTTCTTGTGAATTACTCTTAAGCAATCTAGCTTTTAGAGAAAAATTCCCTCTGGACTTATCAGAGAAACAGTCAATTACATCTACAGCACCACCTTATACTTTTAGACATAGAATTAATCTTCTGCATCCAAACCCACGTCAGACCTGGCTTTAAAATCCTTTGCTAGCCTTTTAGCCCAATCCAAATACTATGCAAAAAAACATAAAGAGGAGAGGAGTCAAGGGGCAGCATAGCTGGACAGAATCTGTCATCTCTATGCCTGGTGAAATGTTGCACCCCTCCAGATGGTAACATGCACTCAATTTGTCAGCAAAATAAGTTTCCTGACCCAGAACTTCCTGTTGCAGAGGTAAAATGCCACACTTCTTGCTCATAGCTGTCTACAATACATTGCCATTTGCAAGGCAGACTTACTGTGAATTACATGCTGGTTccatttcaaaagatttttggaTAGACCAATGATAAAGAGTAAAAATTAATCTCTTACCATCCTCTGAtgactttaattaaaattgtcGGTGACAGAACCCAAGAACTGCAATCCAGAACATCATGGAAAACTTCAATACCGTTTTTTTGATAGTCTGATTCACAGTATATCACCAGCTgtgttaaaaaccaaaaacaaaaaccaaaaaacaaacaccaacaaCATGTAATTCTATCTTGCTATGCTTTAAATATAGAGAGGAACAGtaaagataataaaatttaTCTTACCTTGCCAGGTCTGGGATTGATTTTACTTTGCCCATTTCTTGAAAGTGCCTAATAGACAGCGGGGAGAGAAaagtcacaaaagaaaaaaaacgcAAACCAAAAACGTGTTCAATAAAGATGCTCAGCTATAAAAAAAGAGctagtaaaacaaaacaaaaattagtcTGAATAGTGAAAAGCTGATAACACTTCAACTAAACCTACTTACTGCTTCaattccttcttcctcctgaaGAGCAATATCTTGCCAAAAATGTAcaaatttacactttttttttttaaacatctcacTGAAGCCAACTAACCTCAGAATGCTTTAAAATCCTACTGATCAGCTTCCTGTATATTCCAGGAGTTTCATACCAAGAGACTACTTTAAAAACTGGTATTAATAAAGTACATGCTCTACAGtgataaagatattaattaaaatttaaatgtctAGTAACCATaaagcatgaaataattttgaaggaaTATATGAAAAGACTGAGGAGGCAGGATGACATATACATGTATGAACTAACTAGCATTATCAATTTTGTGCTGAACACCTTGTGACAAGATAGGTTCCTTCAAAAAGCATGAGACTCTGCAATAAGTGATGGACTAAAAATGccaagaacaaataaaacacattgaGGTATACAAAATCTAAAACAATGTTGAAGTCAGTGGTAAATTATATGATACAGAATATATGGGAAAGTTGTGGTTGCACCACGTcatcttaaaacaaataaagaaagcGTTGCAATTATGTGTTTGGTTTCCTAGCAAGGACAGGAGTGCTCATTCTGGGACAGGGTCCCACTCTTCTAGGAACTAttcatacaaacaaaaaaacccaaacagatcCTGCCCCTAAACAGGTTGCAGGCTAAGATAACCAGCAACACGTGCAAGGAACTAATGAAAACTTATTAGATGGCATGCAGGGCAGGCAATGGTCTCAGGACAGAGTTCCTAACCACCATCAGTTTTTTGTAGGCATCATCAAGACACGTTGAAGCATGACTGGTTTTTTTAGCCTGTGCTTCAATTCCAGTTAGAACTTGCTCTGTGTTTTAAGGAATGCCGAAGTCATTGTTTTGGGCTGCCCTTACTCTTTTCCTTCACATTACACATTAGCCATTGCATCATTTTCTTAGTCATTGGAAGATGCACAGTAGGTACACATCATatgttaaaccacgacaaaacatttttggttCCTGTCTAAGTTAAGCAAGACGATTCAGAGTCAGCAACAGCGCTGCAGAAGTCCTGGAACCCTTTGGAGCCTAATGGGTTTCTCTCAAGAGCAGTCTTACATGTGCACATACCCCCTTGCTCTATCAGGCCTCCATACTCTACTGAAAAATTGAAACCCACTCAAGAACAACAGTTTAAGTAGCAAAAAGAATCAGTACTAGTCATTTAGCTTTAAACTCAGGTTTTGAAATCCAAGCAGGACCATCCAGAGTAAGAAAGCCTTTTTAACTGGCAGCGTATGTCTACACCACTGCAAATAACCCCCCCAATTTTCATCcccacactaattaaaaaacTTCCCATGAGAGAAAAATCTACATCCTCAAAATTGCCAAGTACCATGGATGACTTCCTTCTACAAGGTAAAGAAGAAAGGAGTAATTTCTACTACTCCCCCACTACTTTTAGTAGAATTGTAACAGCAGATAACCATTAGctttagaaaagtatttctcaAACTTCTCATATGCTGCTTCAATTCCACAGGTCATATTAACGCAGCTATTAAACTCTGGAGAACATATTTCTTCCCACGGTTCTTAGATCTCCTGATTCTAGTTTTCCCCTCTGGTAACAGTAAGGGCCCACATCAACAGAAATAGCAGATAATATAGGACATCAGTTCATCGttctgaaaatagaaattacaaAGTTCTCCCACATTAGGGTAAAGTTGCCTCGAAGCGAAAACGTAGGTCTGCCTTCACTCATGATGAGTAGATGCTCATAATCAGGCAAAGGGACAGCCCTCCACTGTAGCAGCACTTCCAATAATCACTACTATCCAGTTCTTAAAGTATTCTTAAAGAATACGCATTTTCTATCAAATGCATGGGAATACTGGGAACAAAAACAGAGGGCTAACAAAAAGTTTGCCCTGTTACTCATTTAACAGGGCAATGGCTGAATGTCttgctggaagaggagagatTATTGTCAACAGAAGAAGCAGGCACAAGTTTTCTAAAGTTCACAGAAAGCATTCTActaatttacaagaaaaaattaaagttaGCATgagatttgtttcaaaataatacaaaatcaAGTATGAAGACATATACAAACATACACTTTCAATTCATAATTGTGAAGAGTCTCAAAATAAGGGCACCAGGAAGAAACTTAATCATGTTAATAGATGCCATCTCATTTTTATGTGTAGCCAACATCAGATGAAACTGGTGCCATACCTACATTCACCTCTACGTATCTGTAATCTATGTATGTCCCTAagaggggaaacaaaacaaaacaatgtatGCACATCATctatagaaaaaagaaaagctgggtAACTTTCCAGGCAGATTTTAGACAACACAATACTTACATCCACATCTAATAAACCAGCAGGAACATTTGATTCATATCTGTTTGGCCCTAACCAGCTGGAAAAACTTTTCTCAGGGTTCCCATAGTTGGGCATTTGTAAACTTAGTTCTTTTTTTGCACTATCTGCTTGCATGTACTTCTCCACAAAACTTGGAAACTTCATATCTGAAAGAGACTGaattgcaaaaccaaaattaacaGTCATTCAGCAGGTAGACAAAATTTTACATGGTTGCATTTCATGAATGATCTTTATTACCTCAGATTTTTGAGGCATGCTAAATGGCCCAGAAGCATCCTGTTGTAAAGGAGGCATCCCTGAGGAGTCAGTTGTAAAAGCTGTTGTGGTGTTATTTACTGAGGTGACAGAAGGattaaaaaacttttctttagaTGCAGAAGACAGCAAGCTTGAGAAGAGGGAGCTTTTTTCAAGCCGGGATCTCTTAATTTCACCATCTGTACCATCAatgttctcttttccatttatttcctgAGTAAAGGCAGGTTCCTCTCTATTACATGATTGCAGTGCTTTGAATATGATACTTTGCTCTGTTGATGCACGCTTGGGCCTGACCCTGGCTATCGTTTCCaggctttgcattttaatttgttggGCTGGTAACAGATcctgtgttttttccctcctcagtCCCAAACCAAAAGTAAATACACTAGGATCAAATACTTTCTCTAAATTGTCTTCATGAATGGGAGGCATTGCGAagtggggtgctggggactTGGGAAGTTTTgacctcttctttttctgggGTAAACAAACTGAGCTGTCCaagttttttattgtttcagcAAACTTCTTCATGTCAGATGGGGAATCAAAAACGCTATCATCTTCAGCAGATCCATTACAGGTTTTGCCTGGGCTCTCTTGTGTATTGATGTTCTGCTCTGATATCAATATACTATCTTGACTGCTATCATCATACTGCAGTGCTGCAAAGCTCAAATCTCCGGGCTTTGcctttttatctccattttccGTCTTCTTAAATTCTGATCTAGAAACCTGATGAGATGGTAGAGGATATTTTTCATCATTGCAAGGTGATAAAACCTCTGTGTTTGGCAGcgtcttttcttcatttctgtggaATTCTGAGCTTGTGTTATTTCTTTGGTAGGAAGTATCTTGAGCATTTTCACTTTTACTGGGCAAGtgcaaagacagtttaaaaggtgaactttcttttttagctGTGGTTAATTCTGGATCGGGTTGCTTCAGAGAGACACTACCAGCATcaattttgctgctttggttAAAAAGGGATATTGCAGCTTTTACTTTAAGTTCTGTTGTCTTCCCAATATCCTCATAAAAGGCAGAGCCttcttcatttttgccttttaattctgcagtgctttctttctctggtgTGCCATTCTCAAATAACTTCTGGCGACTGCTTTGCTTATTTAACGTTTTATCAGGCTGTTCGCTTTCCTTAGGTTGTCTTCCAAATTTCAGCTTTGCTCTGCCAACAAATGTGCTTGGTACAGTACTATTTTTTGAAGCAGGGATGTCAGCAGGCCTCTGGCTCTGGTTAGcgcatttattttcaaacaaggAAATTTTGTTGGCGATGTTGCTGTTAGTTTTATTAACTGGTTTTTCAAGAGTATCCTGCTCACTTTCTAAACTGTCTTGATTTGTAGGTGCTTTAAAATTCAGCTCTACATTCTTCGGTTTGGCTGGACTACAGGAGACAAAGTGATACAGAGTTACATCTTTGATTAATCTTGAAAAGACTtgtaataaatttaaaaacaataatatgTAGCATTATAATGACATTTTCCATAGTCATATTCAGTTTAAATTTTGGTATTTCAAAAGGAATTAACTAAAAAAGGAGTAACTATAcgaatgacaaaaaaaaaaatcagacactAAGTAAGGAGAATACATTCAAACATGTACATAGTTCTCTAAtgctctgtaaaacaaaaaacacaacagcCTACAGCATCTGCAATCAAGGCAGAGAACTTAACTATTTATGACTGACAGACATTAAAATTTAATAGTGAATAGGCAGAATAAATTATACGCATGCAATTCCCTACAGAGTTTAGGAAACAAATCCCAATTCATTAAGGTGATAATGAGTTGGTTAACATTTGAATATACCTCTCCAACAAGTTTTGAAGACATCTGCCCAGATTCTTTGCAGCCCTTACACTGCAGAAGCAACCTTAAATCCAGTGAAAGACCTCTTCTGGCCTCATTAGTGCTGGTGGAAAAGCTAACTGTCCCCAGTCACTGCATCACCACTTGGCTAAGCAAATACCACATGTGAGGACTCTCCCATTTTCTTCAGGTAAAGTCAGTTAACAATTCAAATTGTGTAAACTAACACTGCTGATTTTACAAGAATTGAATCAGGAAACACTTACAGAAACTTCTCCATCAGAGTGGATAGAGAAGCACGTACACATACATAGCACATAGTACTCACGTACTATGGCAGAAGGCTGATGACATGCAAGTGAGGGTTTTAAGCCTCCTTCCTCTGAATACCTACATCCAGGAAAAAGTTATCTGTCCATGTCACTTGCTACTGCAGGAACAGTACAAACAGCTGTGACGATGCAGGGCACATCTTCAAAATTTATCAGTAAGATATAAGGAGTGTCAAGGAGCCCCCCATCACCTCAAAGGCAAACCTGTTCTCCGAAGAGGAATCTGGAGACACTCAGCAGGGGGAGAACAGGCAGAAACTGCACTACATGAAAACTGATGATGgtgggaaataaaagaaactagCTTGCAGCAACAATCTCCAGGGCCTCAAATGCTCTATCAATCAATGGATGATTCTGGTATTTgagtgctttcttcttttttaccCACACAAACTGTTCACTGAGCTCTCAGACAGCTCTTTAGCCCAAGAAAGAAGCATGAGGTACAAGTGAGTTAACATGAGCAACCCAAAACCTGGTAtcactcctttctcctcttcctcaagAGATCCATCCCAAGTACGAACGTAAACCCTACTAAAGCAAGACTCTCCATTGTACAAGCTTCTTTTCTTGGGAAAAGCATGAGGAGCAAACTTACTGAAATAACACAAGGAACCCAAAATCAGCTGCCTAAGAATCTATACAGAAAGCAACCGTTAAAAATCACCGTATCCTTTCGGAGAATAATTCCCAACAGTGTTCACTGTAACTACTAGCCTGCTCACATTGGTTCACAACTGGAAGGCTCTTATGAAGAATATGTcatcaaataaaaaaggaaacagtaaaCTTAAAAATGACTGGCCATACTTCAGATAGGTGCTAATAAAACACACCTGGAAAATTTAAgtctagaaacagaaaaaaattattcctgaaatggggaaggcagggagggaactATCATGCAGCATAAGATTAAATCTATTTAGACACtacttttcatttgcagtatgactgtttttaatttaactttgaaaagtttaggattctatgatttttctttttggaaaatgaatatAAGTTGCAAAGGACCTCTAAAGGTCAGCAAGTCCAACTTCCTGCTCAAAACAGGGACAGTTTCAAAGTTAGATCACGCTGTTGAAAGCTTTGGCTGATCAAGTTCCGAGTATCTCCAAGGGTCAAGATTTCACAACCTTACTAGGGAAGCATTGCAGCAGGTCAGCCGCTGTCACTGTGAATTCTTTTTGCCTCGGATCCCATTGAAACTTCACTGTTGCAACTTGCTACCATGGCCATTGTCCTTTCACTGCACACCTCAGGGACGAATCTGGCTCTGCCTTCTCTATAATACCTCTATAGGTAGCAAGAGATGATTGAGTTCTACCCatatccttctcttctctcagtTGAAGTCAAGGTGCTTCAGCTTCTCCTCATACATGGTATGCTCCAGTGGATCACCTTCTTAATGGCTCACCACTGGGCTCATTCCAATTTGTGAGCGTCTCTCTTGTACCAGGAAAAGAGAGTTGGAAGAGGACAGAGGGGTACAACTCGATATAAAGCCCCAGATGCAGCCTCATGAGCACCGAGTACCTTctcctttgacctgctggctATGCTCCTGCCAATGTACCCCGGTACAGGCTTAGCCTTCATCTGCTACAAGGATGCACAACTGATACATGCTGAATTTGCTGTTCACCAGAACCTTTTGTGTCCTTTTCTGATCAGAAAAAGGTACTTATCCTGTCCTACCTGTGTTTTCAAGAGGTACCACTAACGGCCTAGTTATCTTAACAGACTCATTTCCATACCATCCTTTTGTCAGCCTGCCACTTGCACTACTACATGCATTTCAACATAACAACATGTATCTTCCTAATAAAATCCATCTGTCCCTGTATGCCTCGATGCAAGCAAGTTTAATGGTTAATACTGACAGTTATCAGCCATGCCTGAAACCTGTTTTAAATCAACAGCTAACACCTCAAAGGTATAGTTTCAAGCTTTGCAAATTTACGTAGAAACAACCACTTCAGCACTTTGTATTTTAcattctgcagtatttctgcacagcagcagcaacagaaaagcagctgagacCAAAGAGCAATAGAAAGCTCAGCCCTGAAGCTCCATCCACTACAGCTGGCCTCCTCTAACTAATCTTTCCATTACACCTTTTTACACATcaagaaatgctgattttaaataCAGCCAAAAGATGTGCCTTATTGCAATAACTGAGTTTCTAAGCTTgtttaaaaggaagagatgTTGATTGTGTACCCTCTAACCCTGCCCTCCAGTATGGGGGAAAAGCATTGAAAGATGGATTCACTTAACAGTGCGAACGCTTTCTTACAAACGACCCAGTGTGGCTGATTCCTACCACCCATTGCTGATCTGCAATGTCAGGAACAAGCAGGCACAAGAGAAATACTGATGTCCTCCTCTTTGGTTACACCTTGCAGCTAACCTGTGGAAGCAAGCAGTTAAACCTCTCCCAATATAGTCATAAATGGAAGGTGAGTCACATAGTTGAAGCATACTGTCCAAAGGACCATGTCAAGCACGTAACTGATGCCAAAAAACATTGATGCCAAGACATCAGATTGAGgtgagcaaagaaaaatggcatGTTAACAGAGCAGAATAATTCAACAAGTGGGCATAAACGCAAAGGCAACTACAAACCCATGTCTGAACATCAAATATGACAACTGAAGCCAAGTTTTTCGCTAAGCACACCGAAGTAACTACTGCCTGAGGTTTTATTTGCTGATTAAGATGTACCATTAGCCTCAGTTTAGTCTCAAACCTGATTGCTTCTagcttttgaaaaggaaacCTAAGTACCCTGTGACTTCTGAGATGCCCGATACACGacataaaaggagaaaagacagaaaatgctaTCATTACTTGCAGGGAACCAGCAAAAccaacttcttttaaaattgtttctaaaGAAACTTGATTCCCAGAATTAGCACAATGTCATTAGTAAGAGacattatgcatttttaagtgaaaactaCTTTGATTATATGAAATCCATCTTATAGGAGGCAAAGGAGTCTGTGAgtaaatgagtatttttcaaCCTGAAAGGGATTCATGTGAAGTATCTaacaattttttaatctttgaaatTGGAACAGTTATCTGTTTTCTAGTTCAAAGCAATAACAAGAGAACAAAAACACACCTTCTTTTAGTAATGGCaccaccttttcctttcccattttacAGCAGCTTAATCCACATCCAGGTTTATAGCTCATGTATTCTGATGAATGACTACAAATTATACCAGGTAATCTGACCATATCAATTTGTCTGGCTAAAGAAACTGTCTGGTACTGCGCAGTGACAGCTATCAGATGCATCAGGAACCTTGCATGCAACACAGCGGTCCCCACCCAGGGCTAAAGTTCTTATAGCGGCAGATAAGGCCAAGACACAGAGCGCCACACACCCCACAGAATCAGGTGAAATAGAACAGGCTGtttattcattaaaattcaaTCTGTCATAAAGGACACTTGCCCATTACTTTGTGAGTATAGCAGAAGGTAATTCATTGTACAGCAAGCCAAGGAGATACCCAGAACAACGAAATCCAGCTATGCAAGCATTTATAAGTTCATCACCACTAATGACAGtgacacaaagagaaaaatatgaaagctgTCTTTCCTTTGAAGTTGTGAAGATACAAAACTTCAGAGTTTAAGATTTGTGATCTATACTGCCAGATGGCAAAGCATCACCATGTACAAAACCACCACAATTTAACCTTCAGTACTAGgtgtttttaattcagttacGAATTAACAAATCCGATGTAGAGTATTACAAATCAATTGTTCCTAATGCTCCTACACTTCTCAGATGTGGGAAGCATAATTGGAAACATAGGTGTTTCTTAAGCCATAATGTTAAACCTTCACATCCCTCTAACACAACTGAATGACAATTCTGAACACTTGGTGTACCTCAGGTGGACCTATAGGATTCCATGTAGTCTGACACCTATAAATGAATGTAACAGAATGAGGAAAGCAATAGCACATAGTACATAGCCGTGACAATCAAACAACAGAAATGACGAACGTAATAGAATGATTCACTGTAGAAGAGAACGCAATAGAATCCAGGAAATCAATCCCTGGACTCATACTAGTGATTACAGTGAAAGTTATAAATACATCCACTTCTTTCGAATCCTAAGGAAAGCACTGATCACCTCTGTTTGACAGATGACAATTTCTTTGTGTGTAAAACCAAATCCTGCAAACTAATATATGCATAATTCTGCAAATGCCTGATGTTATTCACATGCATAAAAATTTACATGATTCATACTGCACATACTTATGAAAGCAACCATACATATTCAAATTTCTGGAGTGTGATTTATCATGTCATTTGAAGGATCAAGTTCTACATTGCATCCTACgtttcttcataaaataataGCACAACTTACGTTGTTTCAAAGAACAACTTGAACACATTCCTTATTCAAAGATTTTCACATACAAAATCTTCAACCACATCCTCAGCTCGTTACAGATAGCAAAACTACATTAAGGTCAATGACAGACGAGCTAATCTGTGCAACAACGGGGGCACTGACGATGatgacagagcagcttttaCGTATGTTAAATTATTCCATATAATGGAATTGACATACAAAGAAATTCCctatccattaaaaaaaaatggaaaaaagaattatttttctaacaCATGTAAACTACAGTGCTTGTTAAGTGGTAActataattataatttttttttaaaaggccagTTCTTAACTGAACATAATCTAGATAGATAACTGATACATAGCTATAGAGTTCCTATAGAATCCTAAACACAGATACAGGTGAAATTACAGCTACAAGGGTAAGGTAAACTAGTTTATGTTACTTACAGGCTAATCTTTGTCATGACTGTTCTGGAAGCATCCAAACTCTTCAGCTTCGAGCTGTCTAAATCAGAATTTGTCTGTCTCTCAGCTGACATACACAGGTCTCCATTTTTAATCCCATCAGTACGCAAGAAAGCTCTTCCATCCGAACCATTACCATGCTTTACTGCCTTGGtctcatttctgctttcagcaaaCACCAAGGCAGTGTCTTCTGTCTTATCGCCCAAAGAAACTTTGGGAGACTCCAAGCTGTCTTCCCCAAAAGCCACAGGTATAGCTCCCTTTTCCACTGAAGTTCTTTTTGTTACTGGGTTACTCTCTGGTGATGCTAAAGGTTGCCTTTTTGAGGGATTATCTTTTACCTGACCCTTCAAACCAGTAGGGGAAACGGGGACAGCATCTGACTGACTCTTTTTACATGATCTTCTCCTCGCAGGGGTTGTGTTTGATATCTGCTGCTTGCCTTTGTCAGATTCAGTTTTAGATGCCCCTTTGTGAGCAGATCCAACTTTTAGGTCCTGATTATTACCTGGGGAAGACGAATTCCTTTCAGGAGTCTGTTGAGGAGACTTCGCTTTTCTTTCCGAGTTTATTACCTTGTCTGAAAACACCTCAGAAGGGACATCATCCTCAAAAACAGATTCTTCTCTTGCAGTAGTCTCAGTCTGGTTTCTCTCTCCATTTGGAATGTCACTAGATGACTgagattttctcctttttccagatCTTTTATTAGCAGATTTTTTATCCATTGTGTCCGAGTCACtacaattttcttctgatgtaACAGTCACAGGTTCATTAAGGAGTTCGTCTGTTTTTCTTAGATAGATATCAACTGTTAACACTCTAGCAGAATGTGTGTGTTCACTCGCCGCAGATTCCAACTCGTATGGCAAATCCTTTGATTTTGCATGCCCGGGCTCCTCAGACACCCACGTGTTCACAAGCTGCTTGTGGCTTAAGATACTCTTTTCTAAGTCTTCACTAGACAAATTTCTCAAGCTTTTTATGAAATCTGGAGTTGTGGAATTATTTATATCTGTGATGGATTCTTTCTCCAGTTCCAGAGTTTCCACATTCAGACTACTCTCAAAGAAAGAGTTTTTAATGgtttcactgctgctgctccaatCTGCTGACCACTCACTGTCAGAAGAGACTCCCCTACTACTCCATTCTGAAATGGTATCACGATACAGCGGTCCTACTTCCCCACTGAAATTATATTCCTGCGTCTCAGAAACATCACTTACGTTTCTCACTTGCTTCTGTACTTGAGGAGCTTCGTGTCCTTCCTTTATGTGCCTACAGTATATCGGCTGCGCTCTGTGAGGAGAAACTGACCTCTCCCCTTTCCGATGTGAAGTATGTTCTACTGAacttttgacatttttccttctccccgTACCAAACAAATTTCCAAGTCTTTCCAAAactggtttctttttattctcttctctaGAAGAATCTGGAAATTGTGAGGTGGactatgaaaacaaacaaacatttggTTAATGTCAAAATTGTTTCTATAATACATTTGTTTGTATTAGCACCACCTATAAATTAAAAGGATACACTGAATGGGAACAAAACAGCTTACTGAACAACACTAGCTctcaaaaaagaacaagaaaaacaaaaccctcaaaaaacaattaaaatcacaagatccttctgtttgtttacaAGTATGCTCACCTTGCCTTATAAAACCAGCATTACATGTCCCAAATCTCAAACTTTTGCACAATTAGTTAACGTCACACAAAATAACATGGGAAAGCATCCTGTG
Proteins encoded in this region:
- the CRYBG1 gene encoding beta/gamma crystallin domain-containing protein 1 isoform X1, producing the protein MSTASLPAALRKSTSQFPDSSREENKKKPVLERLGNLFGTGRRKNVKSSVEHTSHRKGERSVSPHRAQPIYCRHIKEGHEAPQVQKQVRNVSDVSETQEYNFSGEVGPLYRDTISEWSSRGVSSDSEWSADWSSSSETIKNSFFESSLNVETLELEKESITDINNSTTPDFIKSLRNLSSEDLEKSILSHKQLVNTWVSEEPGHAKSKDLPYELESAASEHTHSARVLTVDIYLRKTDELLNEPVTVTSEENCSDSDTMDKKSANKRSGKRRKSQSSSDIPNGERNQTETTAREESVFEDDVPSEVFSDKVINSERKAKSPQQTPERNSSSPGNNQDLKVGSAHKGASKTESDKGKQQISNTTPARRRSCKKSQSDAVPVSPTGLKGQVKDNPSKRQPLASPESNPVTKRTSVEKGAIPVAFGEDSLESPKVSLGDKTEDTALVFAESRNETKAVKHGNGSDGRAFLRTDGIKNGDLCMSAERQTNSDLDSSKLKSLDASRTVMTKISLPAKPKNVELNFKAPTNQDSLESEQDTLEKPVNKTNSNIANKISLFENKCANQSQRPADIPASKNSTVPSTFVGRAKLKFGRQPKESEQPDKTLNKQSSRQKLFENGTPEKESTAELKGKNEEGSAFYEDIGKTTELKVKAAISLFNQSSKIDAGSVSLKQPDPELTTAKKESSPFKLSLHLPSKSENAQDTSYQRNNTSSEFHRNEEKTLPNTEVLSPCNDEKYPLPSHQVSRSEFKKTENGDKKAKPGDLSFAALQYDDSSQDSILISEQNINTQESPGKTCNGSAEDDSVFDSPSDMKKFAETIKNLDSSVCLPQKKKRSKLPKSPAPHFAMPPIHEDNLEKVFDPSVFTFGLGLRREKTQDLLPAQQIKMQSLETIARVRPKRASTEQSIIFKALQSCNREEPAFTQEINGKENIDGTDGEIKRSRLEKSSLFSSLLSSASKEKFFNPSVTSVNNTTTAFTTDSSGMPPLQQDASGPFSMPQKSESLSDMKFPSFVEKYMQADSAKKELSLQMPNYGNPEKSFSSWLGPNRYESNVPAGLLDVDALSRNGQSKINPRPGKLVIYCESDYQKNGIEVFHDVLDCSSWVLSPTILIKVIRGCWILYEKPNFEGPSIPLEEGELELPDIWGAGTSEEQNECKSLKPAVIGSIRHVVKDYRVCRIDLYTEPEGLGIVTSFFDDTEETGVFGTTQKTCSIKVHWGTWLIYEEPGFQGVPLMLEPGEYPNLAFWEKKEAYIRSMRPLKMGGRKVEFGGEPKVIIYEKPFFEGRHVEIESEIFMLDDKESEEKTRLPLTSVGSMKVLGGVWVAYEKPGFEGHQYLLEEGAYRDWTDWGGYDEELQSLRPIVGDFTSSHMIMYSEKDFGSKGSNINVLGIISNLKDTGYGLRTQSINVLSGVWVAYENPEFTGEQYILAKGLYPSIEAWGGKNCKISSVQPIVMDIVGSERGKVKVQLFSEPEFKGNCQIFEKNTRCIDSFAVKSSKILDGSCIVYDQEEFSGNQYVLEEGIYPDLMAMGCSPQVVLKSLRIINIELSEPCIALFEKVGFQGKKIEFSTEILNLQFLGYNPRIASVQVLGGVWIIYEHSNYRGRQMLLSPNEIPDWYKVSGCCQIGSLRPLLQKRVYFRLRNKETGKFMSADGNLDNLNLLRIQVAEDTDSDDQIWVYQDGFIRCWMAEDCCLTIVGNLITPGSKLGLSFERNEDKQYWRISPDGRIYSKMKPKLVLDIKGGAQYDRDHVVVNTVNEEKLTQCWEPLVV